In Deltaproteobacteria bacterium, the following proteins share a genomic window:
- a CDS encoding TetR/AcrR family transcriptional regulator — protein sequence MAKPHKSINKQVSAGKRQLRKTGRTEEIIKAAASLFSNKSYHDVTMDQIAAEVGVAKGTIYLYFDSKENLYLEILEDTYEEIESILEKEIAKSDSAPQKLKKILMLIFKFYLQNMDVLRILSRDETHLIREHYEFTEHWRLRRIKLYQKILEKGIKEGSFRAANTELTALIIFGLVRSVMFFYHTEKSAGEIAEEVFSMISQGILVPGAENA from the coding sequence ATGGCTAAGCCACATAAATCAATTAACAAACAGGTATCAGCGGGCAAAAGGCAGCTGAGAAAGACAGGGCGCACGGAAGAAATTATAAAGGCTGCGGCCAGTCTCTTTTCCAACAAAAGCTATCACGATGTAACGATGGACCAGATAGCCGCCGAAGTAGGCGTCGCGAAAGGCACAATTTATCTGTATTTTGACTCGAAAGAAAATCTTTATCTGGAGATTCTGGAGGATACCTACGAAGAGATCGAATCCATTCTGGAGAAAGAGATAGCCAAGAGCGACTCCGCACCGCAAAAGCTTAAAAAGATACTCATGCTGATTTTCAAGTTCTATCTACAGAACATGGACGTGCTGCGCATCTTAAGCAGGGATGAAACCCACCTCATACGCGAGCACTACGAATTTACAGAGCACTGGAGACTGAGAAGAATAAAGCTCTATCAAAAAATTTTGGAAAAAGGTATAAAGGAAGGATCGTTCCGGGCCGCCAACACAGAGCTTACCGCTCTAATAATTTTCGGTTTGGTCAGGTCCGTAATGTTTTTCTACCATACCGAAAAAAGTGCAGGGGAGATAGCAGAAGAGGTATTCTCGATGATTTCCCAGGGAATCCTGGTCCCTGGTGCGGAGAATGCCTGA
- the rplT gene encoding 50S ribosomal protein L20, which yields MRIKRGVASRKRRKRLLKQAKGYWGRRKNNIRRAKETVIRALAFAYRDRRQRKRDFRRLWIARINAAVRPHGLSYSKFMGSLKKAGVELDRKTLSEMAIREPESFKAVVDVAKTGLN from the coding sequence ATGAGAATAAAAAGAGGGGTAGCGTCCCGGAAGAGAAGAAAGAGACTGCTGAAGCAGGCTAAGGGTTACTGGGGCAGAAGAAAGAATAATATCAGAAGGGCAAAGGAAACCGTAATCCGCGCCCTTGCTTTCGCTTACAGGGACAGAAGACAGAGGAAAAGGGATTTCAGACGTCTCTGGATTGCGAGAATAAACGCGGCTGTGAGACCTCACGGTCTTTCTTACAGCAAGTTTATGGGATCGTTGAAGAAAGCCGGTGTCGAGCTCGACAGAAAAACCCTGTCGGAAATGGCGATAAGGGAGCCGGAAAGCTTCAAAGCCGTAGTCGATGTCGCCAAAACAGGGCTCAATTAA
- the rpmI gene encoding 50S ribosomal protein L35: MPKLKVKTNRSAAKRFRVTAGGKVKRNRGGGSHLNIKKNRKRVRRLKSPDFLEGAAAKRIKTYVPYK, translated from the coding sequence GTGCCAAAACTGAAAGTTAAAACAAACAGAAGCGCCGCGAAGAGATTCAGGGTAACAGCCGGCGGAAAAGTGAAAAGGAACCGCGGAGGCGGAAGCCACTTAAACATAAAGAAGAACAGGAAGCGAGTCAGAAGACTAAAATCACCTGATTTTCTCGAAGGCGCCGCAGCGAAGAGAATTAAAACATACGTTCCGTATAAATAA
- the infC gene encoding translation initiation factor IF-3: MEGGRTEIRKSKGSRSREPEVRINQRIRAREVRLVDVGGEQLGVVPIREALNISEERGVDLVEVAPNANPPVCRLMDYGKYKYELKKQANAKKQKTQTVKEVKFRPNIGEHDLDVKINRIREFLEDENKAKIRIFFRGREIVHPEIGRMLANKIVERVADVGGVDMAPRLEGKNLIMVLSPKKSSGGGKESAKTES; the protein is encoded by the coding sequence TTGGAGGGAGGTAGAACAGAGATAAGAAAGTCTAAAGGGTCCAGAAGCAGAGAACCGGAAGTTCGGATAAACCAGAGGATCAGAGCGCGGGAAGTCAGGCTTGTCGACGTGGGCGGTGAACAGCTCGGGGTGGTTCCGATTCGTGAGGCGCTTAATATATCTGAAGAAAGGGGAGTCGATCTTGTAGAGGTTGCCCCGAATGCCAATCCCCCTGTTTGCAGGTTGATGGATTACGGCAAATATAAGTATGAGTTAAAGAAACAGGCCAATGCCAAAAAGCAGAAGACACAGACTGTGAAAGAAGTTAAGTTCCGCCCGAATATCGGCGAGCACGATCTCGACGTTAAGATAAACCGCATCAGGGAATTTCTCGAGGACGAAAACAAGGCGAAAATAAGGATATTCTTCAGAGGAAGGGAAATAGTTCACCCGGAGATAGGCAGGATGCTCGCAAACAAGATAGTTGAAAGAGTGGCGGATGTAGGCGGCGTCGATATGGCTCCCAGGCTCGAGGGTAAAAACCTGATAATGGTTCTGTCGCCTAAGAAAAGCTCAGGAGGTGGGAAAGAAAGTGCCAAAACTGAAAGTTAA
- a CDS encoding PspC domain-containing protein, giving the protein MAEDVKKLYRSRTDRMIAGICGGLGEMFSIDSTLIRLIFALIALFTAGTAILVYVLGWIIIPEASQE; this is encoded by the coding sequence ATGGCTGAAGATGTGAAAAAACTTTACCGTTCGAGAACCGATAGAATGATAGCCGGCATATGCGGCGGCCTCGGGGAGATGTTTTCTATCGATTCTACTCTTATAAGACTCATATTCGCTTTAATTGCGCTCTTTACGGCGGGCACTGCGATTCTCGTTTACGTTCTGGGATGGATTATAATTCCCGAAGCGTCGCAGGAGTAG
- a CDS encoding gamma-glutamylcyclotransferase family protein, with the protein MLKQVSMKNRDINGLVNYFAYGSNMNPERMKKRGADFRSREPLVLRGFTLAFNKISSGKPGAGAANIVPDEKGSVEGILYKITWRGIYKLDIFEGYPNEYERKYLKVDRGMEGEELIVTYMARPDRVYDGLSPTREYMRHLLAAGPELSASYYEGLKAIRTLD; encoded by the coding sequence ATGTTAAAACAAGTTAGTATGAAAAATCGTGATATAAACGGTCTCGTTAATTATTTCGCTTACGGCTCCAACATGAATCCCGAGAGGATGAAAAAGAGGGGCGCTGACTTCAGATCAAGAGAACCCCTTGTGCTTAGAGGTTTTACATTGGCCTTTAATAAAATATCTTCAGGAAAGCCGGGAGCGGGCGCCGCGAATATTGTCCCGGATGAAAAGGGATCTGTAGAAGGGATATTATATAAAATAACATGGCGCGGGATTTACAAACTCGACATCTTTGAGGGATATCCGAACGAATACGAAAGGAAGTATCTGAAAGTTGACCGGGGCATGGAAGGAGAGGAGTTAATTGTAACCTATATGGCTCGTCCTGACCGGGTATATGATGGATTGAGTCCTACAAGAGAATACATGAGACACCTGCTTGCAGCCGGACCGGAACTTTCGGCATCCTACTATGAAGGGCTTAAGGCAATCCGGACACTGGACTGA
- a CDS encoding M48 family metallopeptidase produces MLKNIVKKRNLLLRPLLALLIFALSGSLVFSCYKAPVTGRSQFILLSQSEENQLGLAAFQEVLKEEEVSNNPKYNNAVTRVGQRIARVSDTPAYNWDFKVLDDDEQINAFALPGGKVGVYTGILPVAQTDAGLATVMAHEVAHVAARHGGERVSADVLAQIGAVGLSAALGGSDPWVSTAIMQAYGVGVNVGGMLPFSRSQEAEADRIGLVYMAKAGYDPREAIAFWQRMDAAVKGKPRPPEFLSTHPGYGTRIGNLQRSLPEALPYYESSDKAPNNKITN; encoded by the coding sequence ATGCTAAAGAATATCGTAAAAAAACGAAATCTATTATTAAGGCCGCTCCTGGCACTCTTGATTTTTGCTCTGTCGGGCTCGCTTGTTTTTTCATGCTACAAGGCCCCGGTCACCGGGAGGTCCCAGTTCATACTTCTTTCTCAGTCAGAAGAGAATCAGCTGGGTCTTGCGGCATTTCAGGAAGTGCTCAAAGAAGAGGAAGTATCGAATAACCCGAAATATAACAACGCAGTAACAAGAGTTGGCCAAAGAATTGCGCGAGTATCCGATACGCCCGCGTATAATTGGGATTTCAAGGTGCTGGATGACGACGAGCAGATAAACGCATTCGCGCTTCCGGGCGGTAAGGTAGGAGTATATACGGGCATACTGCCGGTCGCCCAGACGGACGCGGGGCTGGCAACGGTCATGGCCCATGAAGTAGCCCACGTCGCCGCTCGCCACGGCGGAGAGAGGGTATCCGCCGACGTGCTGGCTCAAATAGGTGCAGTCGGCCTGAGCGCGGCTCTCGGAGGGAGCGACCCCTGGGTCTCAACCGCAATCATGCAGGCCTACGGCGTAGGCGTAAATGTGGGCGGTATGCTGCCCTTCAGCAGATCCCAGGAGGCCGAGGCGGACCGTATCGGCCTTGTATATATGGCGAAGGCCGGATACGACCCGAGGGAGGCCATAGCTTTCTGGCAGAGAATGGACGCGGCTGTCAAAGGGAAACCCCGGCCCCCTGAATTTCTTTCCACCCATCCGGGCTACGGAACGAGGATAGGCAATCTGCAAAGGTCGCTTCCTGAAGCGCTGCCCTACTATGAGAGTTCCGACAAGGCCCCGAACAATAAAATCACGAATTGA
- a CDS encoding ABC transporter ATP-binding protein yields the protein MNKKKTLFSLLRKFKYSFLAGLLALSLVDVCQLSIPLIIERVIDTLTLEGADFRALSKYGLYMLVIAVAMSVFRFFWRYFIMGAARKIEQSLRNEFFSHLQSLHFDFFSQRKVGDLMAHTVNDIETLKFACGLGVLVAYDGIFLLIFIFAAMLYISPELTLYAFIPFPILGLIIYKFGKMIEKRFQKVQDSFSTLTESARASISGIKVVKAFVREDAETNDFRKSSSDYLDKNLHLIKIWGVYQPVITFLAGTATAIFLWFGGIKTITLDITLGDFAAILVYLTMLTWPMMAMGWAVDIIKRGNASLNRINNILQVMPQSVHESGTVELDISGSIELRNLSYSYNGKRALKDVSLSIPSGKAIGVTGATGSGKTTLFQLLTRVEEPPENTMFIDGVDVRDIKKESLREGVIYVPQETTVFSGTVRDNISFMNPEITDSDVENAARVAEIYDEILDFPGGFDARVGERGLSLSGGQRQRLALARAILLNPSVLILDDVFSSLDLRTESLVLRNLRREMKGRTLLAISSRVPSISGFDSIAVFERGRLVEYGSHEELIAKDGIYAGLYRIQTFE from the coding sequence ATGAATAAGAAGAAAACGCTATTTTCGTTGTTGCGAAAGTTTAAATATTCCTTTCTCGCGGGATTGCTGGCGCTTTCTCTGGTGGATGTTTGCCAGCTCTCGATTCCTCTAATCATAGAAAGGGTTATTGATACACTCACGCTTGAGGGCGCTGATTTCAGGGCCCTCTCGAAGTACGGGCTCTACATGCTCGTCATTGCGGTAGCCATGTCCGTATTCAGATTCTTCTGGCGGTATTTCATTATGGGCGCTGCACGGAAGATTGAACAGTCTCTCAGGAACGAGTTCTTTTCCCACCTTCAGAGCCTTCATTTCGATTTCTTTTCACAGAGAAAGGTAGGAGACCTTATGGCTCATACCGTAAATGACATCGAGACCCTTAAATTCGCGTGCGGTCTGGGGGTTCTTGTTGCCTATGACGGCATTTTTCTCCTGATATTCATCTTCGCCGCGATGTTATATATTTCTCCGGAGCTCACTCTGTATGCCTTTATCCCATTCCCGATACTCGGCTTAATCATATATAAATTCGGCAAAATGATCGAAAAGAGGTTCCAGAAGGTCCAGGACTCGTTCTCGACGCTCACTGAAAGCGCTCGGGCATCCATATCGGGCATAAAGGTAGTAAAGGCCTTCGTAAGAGAAGACGCGGAAACGAATGACTTTCGTAAATCGAGCTCGGATTACCTCGACAAGAACCTTCATCTTATTAAAATTTGGGGGGTGTATCAGCCGGTAATAACTTTTCTGGCAGGTACCGCAACCGCGATTTTTCTCTGGTTTGGCGGCATAAAAACTATTACGCTCGATATCACTCTGGGCGACTTTGCCGCCATACTCGTATATCTGACCATGCTCACATGGCCCATGATGGCAATGGGGTGGGCGGTCGACATAATAAAGAGAGGAAACGCCTCTTTGAACAGGATAAATAACATCCTTCAGGTAATGCCCCAGTCCGTACACGAGTCAGGCACGGTAGAGCTCGATATAAGTGGCAGTATCGAATTAAGGAATCTAAGCTACTCGTACAACGGGAAAAGGGCGTTAAAGGATGTGTCTCTGAGCATTCCTTCGGGTAAAGCCATAGGAGTTACGGGTGCTACGGGCTCGGGGAAAACCACTCTCTTCCAGCTTCTTACCAGGGTTGAGGAGCCGCCCGAAAACACCATGTTTATAGACGGTGTGGACGTGAGGGATATCAAAAAAGAGAGCCTCAGGGAGGGGGTCATATACGTCCCTCAGGAGACCACCGTTTTCAGCGGAACCGTGAGGGACAACATATCCTTTATGAATCCCGAAATTACGGATTCCGATGTCGAAAACGCGGCCAGGGTAGCCGAGATATATGACGAGATACTCGACTTTCCGGGCGGTTTCGACGCAAGGGTGGGGGAGAGGGGGCTCAGCCTTTCCGGCGGACAGAGGCAGAGGCTTGCTCTCGCAAGAGCGATACTATTAAATCCAAGCGTGCTTATACTTGACGACGTGTTTTCATCGCTTGATTTGAGAACCGAGAGTCTGGTGTTGAGAAACCTGAGAAGGGAGATGAAGGGGAGGACGCTGCTTGCGATTTCGAGTAGAGTCCCGTCTATAAGCGGATTCGATTCTATAGCGGTATTCGAGAGAGGAAGGCTCGTCGAGTACGGAAGCCACGAAGAGCTGATAGCCAAAGACGGCATATACGCGGGACTTTACAGGATTCAAACCTTTGAATAG
- a CDS encoding DUF3298 domain-containing protein — MKIISIVKLSAALVLAAPFFYLLSPTVSAEDPSDSEARYYYVGTIGDNLAIQMELIVESEDITGLYIYDKNGIPISLNGKLNRDNMTFTIVEQDEKGEKTGTFDGKLASDGAGFGTLSGEWTKANGLTSLGFKLKKVADFIFSTLRQGTLIEASFSVPYFLSPSQAFRDISDGLRKDMLSAQNKFVGEAQESFMTQSSAAGWQQSYDYRIEYYSADLLSLSGEVFSYSGGAHGNTYFASKNYWIKDGRAVQLKLSDLFLPNSKFIDTLSGLCINDLRKQKAGWVIGGEVRSFKEEELGVFALSPAGLVFAFAPYTVGSYAEGPYFVNVPFSELEGLIDPRGPLKQFVGQAQSEPDSAAP, encoded by the coding sequence GTGAAAATAATCTCGATTGTTAAATTATCGGCGGCTCTCGTCCTGGCTGCTCCGTTTTTTTACCTTTTATCTCCGACTGTCTCGGCAGAGGATCCGAGCGATTCGGAAGCGCGGTATTACTATGTCGGCACAATAGGGGACAATCTCGCTATACAGATGGAGTTAATAGTGGAATCGGAGGATATCACGGGACTATATATTTACGATAAAAACGGCATTCCTATTTCCCTGAATGGAAAACTCAATAGAGACAACATGACTTTTACGATTGTCGAGCAGGATGAAAAGGGCGAAAAAACGGGAACATTCGATGGAAAACTCGCCTCTGACGGCGCGGGCTTCGGTACCCTTTCGGGGGAATGGACAAAGGCCAACGGACTGACTTCTCTCGGTTTTAAGCTCAAGAAGGTTGCGGATTTCATTTTCTCGACCCTCCGTCAGGGGACGTTGATCGAGGCATCTTTTTCTGTGCCATACTTTTTGTCCCCTTCTCAGGCTTTTCGCGATATATCCGACGGCCTCCGGAAGGACATGCTTTCCGCGCAGAATAAATTTGTCGGGGAGGCGCAGGAATCCTTCATGACCCAAAGCTCGGCTGCGGGCTGGCAGCAGAGTTATGATTACAGAATCGAGTACTATTCCGCTGATCTGCTAAGTCTGTCTGGAGAGGTCTTCTCATATTCCGGAGGGGCGCACGGAAACACCTATTTTGCGTCGAAGAATTACTGGATCAAGGACGGCAGGGCCGTTCAGTTGAAATTATCCGACCTCTTCCTGCCCAACTCAAAATTCATTGATACCTTATCCGGGTTGTGTATTAATGACCTCAGAAAACAGAAAGCGGGCTGGGTCATAGGTGGCGAGGTTAGGAGTTTCAAGGAGGAAGAACTGGGGGTTTTCGCGCTATCCCCGGCGGGTTTGGTGTTTGCCTTCGCCCCTTATACAGTGGGCTCCTATGCCGAAGGACCCTATTTTGTTAATGTACCGTTTAGTGAGCTTGAGGGGTTAATAGACCCCCGCGGCCCTTTGAAGCAGTTCGTCGGGCAGGCCCAAAGCGAGCCGGATTCAGCGGCCCCCTGA
- a CDS encoding thioesterase family protein, producing the protein MHESLKPGLTFEFDFEVPESKTVPYIYPESAEFQIMPKVFSTGFMVGLIEWACVRFVNDHIDWPKEQTVGVDVKLNHTAATPPGLTVNVKGELVEVDGRKLTFSIVAHDGIDVISEGTHQRFIVDAERFAAGVEKKAKSQ; encoded by the coding sequence ATGCACGAATCATTGAAACCGGGCTTGACTTTCGAGTTTGACTTTGAGGTTCCTGAATCCAAAACCGTACCCTACATATACCCCGAGTCCGCGGAATTTCAAATTATGCCGAAGGTGTTTTCGACAGGATTTATGGTGGGTCTCATTGAGTGGGCATGCGTAAGGTTCGTCAACGACCACATAGACTGGCCGAAGGAACAAACCGTAGGGGTAGATGTAAAGCTGAATCATACAGCCGCGACTCCGCCCGGATTGACTGTTAATGTAAAAGGAGAGCTGGTCGAAGTGGACGGACGTAAGTTGACCTTCTCGATAGTAGCTCACGACGGGATAGATGTCATATCCGAAGGAACTCATCAAAGATTTATTGTAGATGCGGAAAGATTCGCAGCCGGGGTGGAGAAAAAAGCGAAATCGCAGTAA
- a CDS encoding aminotransferase class I/II-fold pyridoxal phosphate-dependent enzyme, with protein sequence MAVSYPFSTKISHFVPPKQWASMRVARELEKKTGQRVIHFEKGDYQGPDFDTPEHILEATEDALRAGYVRYDPGPGLSELREAIAEEVTSRGRKTKPEEVIVTAGAKHALTMTLLTFLEEGDEVIFPNPGYPPDEVWAKYVRANIKHTPLTKPDWQFDIEKLEGMITPKTKLLIINTPQRPNGHLVENPEEIAELCFKYPNLMVISDEIFSHVTFDKPHKTISAVPGMEDKTIVIDTFSKTYAMTGWRIGWAVAPVPVIDKLSIFLQDSITNVAAFIQKAAYAAISGPQDWTVQKTQLLKEKRNRMVEGLNSVPGIKCDYPDGAFYAFADITGTGLTSQEFTDQLVEKVGVAVVAGTAFGSQGEGFVRVTYACADEDIDEGIRRMKDADLKKSA encoded by the coding sequence ATGGCAGTTTCATATCCATTCAGTACAAAGATAAGCCATTTCGTTCCACCTAAGCAATGGGCCAGCATGCGAGTCGCCCGGGAGCTGGAGAAAAAGACCGGGCAGAGGGTTATCCATTTCGAAAAAGGGGATTATCAAGGTCCTGATTTCGATACACCGGAGCACATACTTGAGGCTACAGAGGACGCGCTCAGAGCGGGATATGTCAGATACGACCCGGGTCCGGGCCTCTCGGAGCTCAGGGAAGCCATAGCCGAAGAAGTAACGAGCAGGGGCAGAAAAACAAAACCCGAAGAGGTAATAGTAACTGCAGGAGCAAAACACGCGCTCACTATGACACTGCTGACATTCCTAGAAGAAGGGGATGAAGTGATATTCCCTAATCCCGGCTATCCGCCCGACGAAGTATGGGCAAAATATGTCAGAGCAAACATAAAACACACCCCGCTTACAAAGCCCGATTGGCAGTTCGATATAGAGAAGCTGGAAGGCATGATCACACCCAAAACAAAACTGCTGATCATTAACACTCCTCAAAGACCGAACGGACACCTCGTGGAAAATCCCGAGGAGATTGCGGAGCTTTGTTTTAAATATCCTAACCTGATGGTTATATCGGACGAGATATTTTCCCATGTAACTTTCGACAAACCGCACAAGACGATATCCGCGGTTCCGGGAATGGAGGATAAAACGATTGTAATCGACACGTTCTCCAAGACATACGCCATGACCGGGTGGAGAATCGGCTGGGCTGTGGCCCCCGTGCCGGTTATAGACAAGCTGTCTATTTTCCTTCAGGACTCTATCACAAACGTTGCGGCCTTTATTCAGAAAGCGGCCTACGCCGCTATATCCGGGCCTCAGGACTGGACCGTTCAAAAAACACAGCTCCTTAAAGAAAAGCGCAACAGAATGGTAGAAGGGCTTAATTCGGTACCCGGTATAAAATGCGATTATCCCGACGGAGCCTTTTATGCCTTTGCCGATATTACGGGAACCGGTCTTACATCCCAGGAATTCACGGACCAGCTCGTAGAGAAGGTCGGTGTGGCAGTGGTCGCGGGCACCGCGTTCGGCAGCCAGGGAGAAGGTTTCGTAAGGGTTACATACGCGTGCGCCGACGAAGATATAGACGAAGGAATAAGAAGGATGAAAGACGCCGATCTCAAAAAATCGGCCTAG
- a CDS encoding inositol monophosphatase family protein — MSYLDIAEAAAREAGEILIEKLGKIGEIEFKGKNNLVTEVDKLSERTIIDRIKRSFPSHDIFAEESGRHSRNSDHVWIIDPLDGTTNYAHAYPFFSISIALEVGGMVEAGLVYDPVKDELFTAERGGGARLNRDGIRVSDSQDLGHSHLATGFVHENNKMVEDNLKHFANFIRRARAVRRDGSAALDLCYVACGRFDGFWELGLNPWDTAAGVLIVEEAGGKITDFTGGKFSIYVKEILSSNGRIHGEMIDVLSLVSGGRFKAPAL; from the coding sequence GTGAGCTATTTAGATATTGCAGAGGCGGCGGCCAGAGAAGCGGGCGAGATACTCATAGAAAAGCTTGGAAAAATTGGTGAAATAGAGTTTAAAGGCAAAAATAACCTCGTCACCGAAGTAGATAAATTATCCGAGAGAACCATTATAGACCGCATTAAGCGCAGCTTCCCCTCGCACGACATTTTCGCCGAGGAATCGGGCCGGCATTCCAGGAACTCCGATCATGTCTGGATTATCGACCCTCTCGACGGGACTACAAATTACGCGCACGCGTATCCGTTTTTCTCAATCTCCATTGCGCTAGAGGTCGGGGGTATGGTAGAGGCCGGACTGGTATACGATCCTGTTAAGGATGAGCTGTTCACGGCGGAGCGAGGCGGCGGCGCCCGGTTAAACAGGGACGGTATCAGGGTCTCCGATTCTCAAGACCTAGGGCACAGTCACCTGGCTACGGGTTTTGTGCATGAGAATAACAAGATGGTTGAGGATAATCTTAAGCATTTTGCCAATTTTATAAGAAGGGCGAGGGCGGTCAGGAGAGACGGTTCTGCCGCGCTTGATCTTTGTTATGTAGCGTGCGGCAGGTTCGACGGCTTTTGGGAGCTTGGGCTTAATCCCTGGGACACTGCAGCCGGCGTTTTGATTGTAGAGGAGGCCGGTGGTAAAATCACCGATTTTACGGGCGGCAAATTCAGTATCTATGTAAAAGAGATCCTATCTTCAAACGGAAGAATACACGGCGAAATGATTGATGTTTTATCTCTCGTATCCGGGGGCCGGTTTAAAGCTCCGGCTCTTTGA
- a CDS encoding endonuclease III domain-containing protein, protein MTKSERINKLYDALYKSYGPQGWWPGESKLEYVLGAILTQSASWKNVEKALDNLKMANLISVEKLNMITADELAPLIRPSGYYNQKALKIKNFINFLIRHYSGSLDRMLREERSVLRDKLLGIKGIGPETADSIMLYAGDIPVFVIDAYTYRVMSRHGLVPEETNYGEMQDIIMGSLTEDAGIFNEYHALLVKVGKEHCKKRAPQCKGCPLEYDPHAV, encoded by the coding sequence ATGACAAAATCCGAACGTATTAATAAGCTCTACGATGCGTTATATAAAAGCTACGGCCCTCAGGGCTGGTGGCCCGGAGAAAGCAAGCTTGAGTACGTGCTCGGAGCCATACTCACTCAGAGTGCGTCCTGGAAAAACGTTGAGAAGGCGTTAGATAATCTAAAAATGGCGAATCTTATATCCGTCGAGAAACTAAACATGATTACGGCGGATGAGCTTGCTCCCCTCATCAGGCCTTCGGGGTACTATAATCAGAAGGCATTAAAAATAAAGAACTTTATCAATTTCCTTATTCGGCATTACTCGGGCAGTCTCGATCGAATGCTCAGGGAAGAGAGATCCGTTCTCAGAGACAAGCTGCTCGGAATAAAGGGCATAGGGCCCGAAACCGCCGACAGCATAATGCTGTACGCTGGAGACATTCCGGTATTCGTGATAGACGCATACACCTACAGGGTAATGTCGAGGCACGGACTCGTGCCCGAGGAAACTAACTACGGTGAAATGCAGGATATAATAATGGGTTCACTGACCGAGGACGCGGGCATTTTTAACGAATACCATGCCCTGCTGGTAAAAGTGGGGAAAGAACACTGCAAAAAGCGCGCCCCTCAATGTAAGGGATGCCCGCTCGAGTACGACCCTCATGCGGTTTGA
- a CDS encoding haloacid dehalogenase type II: protein MNKRNELSSIKALTFDVFGTVVDWRSTIIRECKLLGNSKGIEADWDRFADAWRAGYAPAMNLVRTGELRWTTIDSLHRMVLERLLEEFNIRGLSESEKDHLNRAWHRLEPWEDSIAGLNKLRKLYIVATLSNGNMSLLVNMAKHADLPWDCILSSELAGRYKPDREVYLKAAELLGLRLEQVMMVAAHRDDLKAAKALGFKTAYVSRPLEFGPGGKTDETTDMPFDITARDFNELALKMGA, encoded by the coding sequence GTGAATAAAAGAAACGAATTATCTTCCATTAAGGCACTTACATTCGATGTATTCGGTACTGTGGTGGATTGGCGGTCAACGATTATCCGGGAGTGTAAGCTCCTCGGCAATTCGAAGGGGATTGAAGCGGACTGGGACCGGTTCGCAGACGCCTGGCGTGCAGGTTACGCCCCCGCCATGAACCTTGTGCGCACCGGGGAGCTCCGCTGGACGACGATCGACTCACTTCACCGTATGGTGCTCGAGCGCCTGCTTGAGGAATTCAATATTCGGGGACTGAGCGAATCCGAGAAAGATCACTTAAACCGGGCGTGGCATAGACTCGAACCGTGGGAGGACTCGATTGCCGGGCTCAATAAACTGCGGAAGCTCTACATAGTGGCGACGCTGTCCAACGGAAATATGTCTCTACTGGTTAATATGGCAAAGCACGCTGACCTGCCCTGGGATTGTATCTTGTCCTCGGAGCTGGCAGGGCGCTACAAACCGGACAGGGAAGTGTATCTGAAGGCCGCGGAGCTGCTTGGGCTAAGGCTGGAACAAGTAATGATGGTGGCCGCGCACAGGGACGACCTCAAGGCTGCAAAGGCCCTGGGCTTTAAAACCGCCTACGTTTCAAGGCCTCTTGAATTCGGCCCCGGGGGAAAGACGGATGAAACAACAGACATGCCGTTTGACATAACCGCGCGGGACTTTAACGAGCTTGCCCTAAAGATGGGTGCGTAG